One Rhinoderma darwinii isolate aRhiDar2 chromosome 6, aRhiDar2.hap1, whole genome shotgun sequence DNA window includes the following coding sequences:
- the SSTR5 gene encoding somatostatin receptor type 5 yields MDPISLPIASFLEPGVGDPNLTVCKNVTCNETVMEASMSRMSSVLIPFIYLLVCAIGLSGNTLVIYVVLRYAKMKTVTNIYILNLAVADVLFMLGLPFLATQNAISYWPFGTFLCRLVLTVDGINQFTSIFCLTVMSIDRYLAVVHPIKSTKWRRPRVAKLISATVWTFSFLVVLPVVIFSDVQPDFHTCNINWPEPVNIWSTAFIIYTSVLGFFGPLLVICLCYLLIVIKVKSSGLRVGSTRRRRSERKVTRMVVIIVAVFVFCWLPFYILNIVNLTFIVPEEPAYVGVYFFVVVLSYANSCANPILYGFLSDNFKQSFQKVLCLRKSNGIKDADLTENRQEKSSRIQETMLTSRNSEFNGHMQTSKV; encoded by the coding sequence ATGGACCCCATATCACTTCCAATAGCTTCTTTCTTGGAGCCGGGGGTAGGGGACCCCAACCTAACAGTATGCAAGAATGTGACTTGTAATGAAACAGTGATGGAGGCCTCAATGTCAAGGATGAGCTCTGTCCTCATCCCCTTTATTTATTTGCTGGTATGTGCTATTGGACTCAGTGGAAATACTCTAGTCATCTATGTTGTCCTCCGTTATGCCAAGATGAAGACGGTCACCAACATCTACATTTTGAATCTGGCGGTGGCAGATGTTCTTTTTATGTTAGGACTGCCCTTTCTTGCTACCCAAAATGCCATCTCTTATTGGCCCTTTGGAACTTTTCTTTGCAGGTTGGTGTTGACGGTGGATGGTATAAACCAGTTCACCAGTATCTTCTGCCTGACGGTTATGAGCATTGACCGCTATTTGGCAGTGGTTCATCCAATCAAGTCAACCAAGTGGAGGAGACCCAGAGTGGCAAAACTTATCAGCGCCACCGTTTGGACTTTTTCTTTTCTGGTTGTCCTTCCAGTTGTAATTTTTTCAGATGTCCAACCGGACTTCCACACGTGCAACATCAACTGGCCAGAGCCGGTCAATATTTGGTCTACTGCATTCATAATCTACACCTCTGTGTTGGGCTTCTTTGGACCTCTACTGGTGATTTGCCTCTGCTATCTTCTAATTGTCATTAAGGTGAAGTCTTCTGGTCTTCGTGTAGGATCCACCAGGCGTAGGAGATCAGAACGTAAAGTTACGAGAATGGTGGTCATCATAGTGGCCGTCTTTGTGTTTTGTTGGCTTCCGTTCTACATATTGAACATTGTCAATTTAACGTTTATCGTCCCGGAGGAACCAGCATATGTTGGTGTGTATTTCTTCGTGGTTGTCCTGTCCTACGCCAATAGTTGcgcaaacccgatcctctatgGCTTTCTGTCGGACAATTTTAAGCAGAGCTTTCAGAAGGTTCTCTGCCTTCGCAAAAGCAATGGCATCAAAGATGCCGACTTGACCGAAAACAGGCAAGAAAAGAGCAGTCGAATCCAGGAGACCATGCTCACGTCGAGGAACTCAGAATTTAACGGGCACATGCAAACAAGCAAAGTCTAA